A genomic stretch from Theobroma cacao cultivar B97-61/B2 chromosome 4, Criollo_cocoa_genome_V2, whole genome shotgun sequence includes:
- the LOC108661606 gene encoding uncharacterized protein LOC108661606, whose protein sequence is MDSHVDNAAATVPNAASVPTATITVNGSPIAPTLMTIPPLPSASHAKPFPDISKIEIFDGRNFKRWQERIFSILDVHGVVFALIDSKPDDIKMLEPWMYANKACRHTIISTLFNKLFDVYNSYKKVKQIWESMIAKYTTEDVGKQKFVIGNFYRWKMTDDKDIKNTIRREIKASKAQEIATKVNLVQGKTQRQQRYPYKLDHKPKAPHPTFKKKGSCFVYGKPGHHAAQYRKRAKENDKPANPRVNLVKADESNDVIAVVISQENMVASVKELVVDLSATRHICANRNAFTFYTPIGEGEETIYLGDSQTAQVFGKGKVLLNLTSGKTLTLNYVLHVPNIRANLVSVALLGKVGVKASFKSDKIVMAKNNVFVGKGYCNQGLFVLNISNVLNENDNSFTYMIDSVDL, encoded by the exons ATGGATTCCCATGTTGATAATGCTGCTGCCACTGTTCCTAATGCTGCCTCTGTCCCTACTGCCACCATCACTGTCAACGGTTCCCCCATAGCTCCCACTCTGATGACCATTCCTCCTCTGCCCTCGGCTTCACATGCCAAACCATTTCCAGATATTTCCAAAATAGAAATCTTTGATGGCAGAAACTTCAAAAGGTGGCAAGAAAGGATTTTTTCAATCCTTGATGTTCATGGGGTTGTTTTTGCACTAATTGATTCTAAGCCAGATGACATCAAGATGCTGGAACCATGGATGTATGCAAATAAGGCATGCAGGCATACAATCATTAGCACACTTTTTAATAAGTTGTTTGATGTATACAACTCTTACAAAAAAGTAAAGCAAATATGGGAGTCAATGATAGCCAAGTACACTACTGAAGATGTTGGGAAACAGAAGTTCGTGATTGGCAACTTTTATCGCTGGAAGATGACAGATGACAAGGACATCAAGA aCACAATTCGCAGGGAGATTAAGGCCTCTAAAGCTCAAGAAATTGCAACTAAAGTCAATCTGGTGCAAGGCAAAACCCAGCGCCAACAAAGGTACCCTTACAAACTTGATCATAAACCCAAAGCTCCTCATCCCACCTTCAAAAAGAAAGGTAGTTGTTTTGTCTATGGAAAGCCAGGGCATCATGCAGCACAATATAGGAAAAGAGCAAAGGAAAATGACAAACCTGCTAATCCAAGAGTCAACTTGGTCAAAGCAGATGAATCTAACGATGTAATTGCTGTAGTCATTTCACAAGAAAATATGGTGGCCAGTGTGAAGGAATTGGTGGTAGACTTAAGTGCTACTAGGCATATTTGTGCAAACAGAAATGCCTTTACCTTCTATACTCCTATAGGGGAAGGAGAAGAGACAATTTACCTCGGTGATTCTCAAACTGCTCAAGTTTTTGGTAAAGGGAAAGTTCTTCTCAATCTCACATCTGGCAAGACCCTAACTCTAAATTATGTTCTTCATGTTCCCAATATAAGGGCAAACTTGGTATCTGTGGCCTTATTAGGCAAGGTTGGGGTGAAAGCGTCATTCAAATCTGACAAGATCGTGATGGCAAAAAATAATGTGTTTGTGGGTAAGGGTTATTGCAATCAGGGACTCTTTGTACTTAACATTTCCAATGTTTTGAATGAAAATGACAATTCTTTCACTTACATGATTGACTCTGTTGATTTATGA